In Anaerolineales bacterium, the following proteins share a genomic window:
- a CDS encoding DUF2298 domain-containing protein: protein MKREKYFWAYDLLFLLVLVLAGYLRLTGVNWGEGEHQHPDENHFTSVLDNLRAHKCADNITPVDACPPEQKVWLSIGDYFDSKKSTLNPYNRNLGSYVYGNLPMTLLRIIAELTNQTNLKTFARQFSATADLLAIFFLYIIVSRLYNRRVGLLASLFSALTVMQIQQSHFFTTDLFVNTFAFLAIYFAVEIMLWKDQRLETRDSSSSQSPVSNLQSPAESVGSPPAPVEPVEASNSLILRSVITSPLFFLSLGFGIAYGMALASKLNIYPLALLLPGAFALRYFITDRQSQTGLSTNYYLLIIACLIAGGLAAFISFRIFQPYAFDGMGLDPRWVADIEQQRAQATGEADLPWNLQWARRTHLYSFENLTLWGLGLPLGILAWIGFLYMGWRILKGEWKHALLWGWTAAYFLWQSLQFNPTMRYQLPIYPLLGMMAAWFVFEQFPITNHKLRTAYSALRTTLAVVVLLLTAAWAFAFQSIYTRTEPRIAASRWIFQNVPGPINAQIETDGSTYNQPIPIQLDGAVMADNPFDISFTSRRDGLLTAITLGHAANALASSSTLNLTLSSGPEHTPEQTLATAALTADFDAQADPRGNAYTLELSQPVEVKRETSYYLRLQVDAGILTITGSAVVNETDYDYGLPFRMDGYDAFGGIYRGDLNLQVYWDDNADKLARFTSTLDQADYIFIPTNHQYAQITRLPERYPLTTLYYRELMGCPVGAEIIRCYHEAKPGDYESRLGFDLVAVFTTYPKLGNFEINDEYAEEAFTFYDHPKVFIFKKNANYDSAQVQSILGAVDLTKVVRLTPRQFADYSDLMLPADRLASQRAGGTWSELFDYDWIQNKYPWLGLLIWYVFIFILGLAVYPLIRIAMPGLADKGYPLSRALGLVLFGWLAWMAGSVGIPYTRTTIAIVFGLILLLGAGLAYYQRDELREEWKTKKKHFLLIEGVFLAFFVIDLLIRLGNPDMWHPAKGGERPMDFSYFNAVLKSTSFPPYDPWFAGGYINYYYYGFVLVGTPVKLLGIVPSIAYNFILPTLFAIVGICAFSIGWNLVTSRRSNVNDDQPVTFNLGLVSGISASALAILLGNLGTIQMIYNRMQQLGAVGAFSWESTFTERVTWFLAGLKMIVSGEGVLPIGPGDWYWDPSRIVPPGPDNSITEFPLFTFLYSDLHAHMIAMPIMLLALSWAVAVVVGQAKWKNQISTGVGIVVGALIIGALYPTNLSDMYTFLPVGLAALGYSLWRNSNSSSLERRLLIVAGALSALTILSFVMYQPYRAWYAQAYSALDPWKGPFTPISSYLTMWGVFLFIIVAWMVWETREWMAAIPVSSLRKLKPFQFLIEGALIVFALILLLLQYNQSSTSYGGVAVSWIALPIAAWAGVLMLRPNLPDAKRFVLFLIGTALLITVVVEVLVVVGDIGRQNTIFKFYLQAWFLLAVSGAAAFTWSLPAFFRWTPGWRAFWQIMVILLVSGAALFTVTGSSGKIRDRWIVEAPHALDAMTFMEYADYDDFGQRLNLSEDYRAIRWMQENVQGSPVIVEANCPEYHWCTRFTIYTGLPGVVGWNWHQRQQRVFTSAWVEERVAQVGEFYNSIDPESIQNFLKTYDVKYIIVGQLERAAYAPEGIAKFDQYEGQYWREVYRDGATVIYEVLP from the coding sequence ATGAAACGCGAAAAATATTTCTGGGCATACGACCTTCTCTTCCTGCTGGTGCTTGTCCTCGCGGGCTATTTGCGTTTGACCGGAGTCAACTGGGGCGAGGGCGAACACCAGCACCCGGATGAGAACCATTTCACCAGCGTGTTGGATAATCTACGAGCGCACAAGTGCGCGGATAACATCACCCCTGTGGACGCGTGTCCGCCTGAACAAAAAGTCTGGCTTAGTATTGGGGATTACTTCGACAGCAAAAAATCTACACTCAATCCTTATAACCGTAATCTCGGCTCCTACGTTTACGGCAATTTGCCAATGACGCTATTGCGCATCATAGCGGAGCTGACCAATCAGACCAATCTAAAAACATTTGCCAGACAATTTTCTGCAACAGCAGATTTGCTTGCAATTTTCTTCCTTTACATCATCGTCTCACGCCTGTACAACCGTCGTGTAGGTTTGCTTGCCTCCCTCTTCTCCGCGTTGACCGTGATGCAGATCCAGCAATCGCATTTCTTCACCACCGACCTGTTCGTCAACACCTTTGCGTTTCTGGCGATCTACTTCGCGGTCGAGATCATGCTATGGAAAGATCAGAGACTGGAGACTAGAGACTCATCTAGTTCCCAGTCTCCAGTCTCCAATCTCCAATCTCCCGCTGAATCGGTAGGTAGTCCCCCGGCTCCTGTTGAACCTGTCGAAGCGTCCAATTCTCTAATTCTTCGATCTGTCATTACCTCTCCCCTCTTCTTCCTCAGCCTCGGCTTCGGCATTGCCTATGGCATGGCGCTGGCGTCGAAGTTGAATATCTACCCGCTGGCTCTTCTGTTGCCTGGAGCGTTCGCACTGCGTTATTTCATCACTGACCGGCAATCGCAGACCGGGCTCTCAACCAATTACTATTTACTAATTATCGCCTGCCTCATCGCCGGCGGACTCGCCGCGTTTATTTCCTTTCGAATTTTCCAGCCTTATGCTTTTGACGGTATGGGGCTTGATCCTCGCTGGGTTGCGGATATTGAGCAACAACGCGCGCAAGCCACCGGTGAAGCCGACCTGCCGTGGAACCTGCAATGGGCGCGGCGCACGCATCTATATTCGTTCGAGAATTTAACCTTGTGGGGTCTCGGTCTGCCGCTCGGCATCCTTGCATGGATCGGCTTCCTCTACATGGGCTGGCGCATCCTCAAAGGCGAATGGAAGCACGCCCTCCTCTGGGGTTGGACGGCGGCATATTTCCTCTGGCAATCGCTTCAATTCAACCCGACGATGCGTTATCAACTGCCGATCTACCCGTTGCTCGGCATGATGGCGGCGTGGTTCGTCTTTGAACAATTCCCAATAACCAATCACAAATTACGTACCGCGTACTCCGCACTGCGTACTACACTCGCAGTGGTTGTCCTCCTGCTCACAGCCGCGTGGGCGTTCGCCTTCCAAAGCATATACACACGCACCGAACCGCGCATCGCCGCCTCGCGGTGGATCTTCCAAAACGTGCCGGGTCCAATCAACGCCCAGATCGAAACGGACGGCTCCACCTACAACCAGCCGATTCCGATTCAACTGGACGGCGCGGTCATGGCGGACAATCCGTTCGACATTTCCTTCACTTCCCGGCGCGACGGACTGCTCACCGCCATCACCCTCGGACACGCCGCCAACGCGCTCGCTTCTTCCTCGACCCTCAACCTGACTCTATCCAGCGGACCCGAACACACCCCCGAGCAGACCCTCGCCACCGCCGCGCTCACCGCAGACTTCGACGCGCAAGCCGACCCGCGCGGAAACGCGTACACGCTTGAACTCAGTCAGCCCGTCGAAGTGAAGCGGGAAACTTCGTATTACCTCCGCTTGCAAGTGGACGCCGGCATCCTCACCATCACCGGCTCGGCGGTCGTCAACGAGACCGATTACGATTACGGGCTGCCCTTCCGCATGGACGGCTACGACGCGTTCGGCGGAATCTATCGCGGCGATTTGAACTTGCAAGTGTACTGGGACGATAACGCTGACAAACTCGCGCGATTCACCTCCACGCTCGACCAGGCGGATTACATCTTTATCCCGACCAACCATCAATACGCGCAGATCACGCGCCTGCCGGAGCGCTATCCGCTGACAACGTTGTATTACCGCGAACTCATGGGCTGTCCCGTCGGCGCGGAGATCATCCGCTGTTATCACGAAGCGAAGCCCGGCGATTATGAAAGCCGGCTGGGGTTCGACCTGGTCGCCGTCTTCACCACATACCCGAAACTTGGGAACTTCGAGATTAACGATGAATACGCGGAAGAGGCGTTCACCTTTTACGATCATCCGAAGGTGTTCATCTTTAAGAAGAACGCGAACTATGATTCGGCGCAGGTTCAATCGATTCTCGGCGCCGTTGACCTGACTAAAGTTGTGCGCCTCACCCCGCGCCAGTTCGCCGATTATTCCGACTTGATGTTGCCCGCCGACAGACTCGCCAGTCAGCGCGCCGGCGGCACGTGGTCGGAACTGTTCGACTACGATTGGATTCAAAATAAATATCCGTGGCTCGGCTTGCTGATCTGGTACGTGTTCATCTTCATTCTTGGTCTTGCCGTGTACCCGTTGATTCGCATCGCCATGCCGGGGCTGGCAGACAAAGGCTACCCGCTCAGCCGCGCGCTGGGGCTCGTTCTCTTCGGTTGGCTCGCGTGGATGGCTGGTTCGGTTGGCATCCCCTACACGCGCACGACGATCGCCATTGTGTTTGGTTTGATCCTTTTGCTCGGCGCGGGGCTGGCATATTATCAACGCGACGAACTGCGCGAAGAGTGGAAGACAAAGAAAAAACATTTCCTGCTCATCGAAGGCGTCTTCCTCGCGTTCTTCGTCATTGACCTCCTCATCCGCCTCGGCAACCCGGATATGTGGCATCCCGCCAAAGGCGGCGAACGCCCGATGGACTTTTCATATTTCAACGCGGTGCTCAAAAGTACCTCGTTCCCGCCGTACGATCCGTGGTTCGCGGGCGGCTACATCAACTACTACTATTACGGCTTTGTGCTGGTCGGCACGCCGGTGAAATTGCTCGGCATCGTCCCATCCATCGCGTACAACTTCATCCTGCCGACGCTTTTCGCTATCGTCGGCATCTGCGCGTTTTCCATCGGCTGGAATTTGGTCACAAGTCGAAGGTCAAATGTCAACGATGACCAACCTGTAACCTTCAACTTGGGACTGGTTTCGGGCATCTCCGCCTCTGCCCTTGCCATACTTCTCGGCAATCTTGGCACGATCCAGATGATCTACAACCGGATGCAACAACTCGGCGCGGTCGGCGCGTTCAGTTGGGAATCTACATTTACCGAACGCGTGACGTGGTTCCTCGCGGGCTTGAAGATGATCGTCAGCGGCGAAGGCGTTCTTCCCATCGGACCTGGAGACTGGTACTGGGACCCCAGCCGGATCGTCCCTCCGGGCCCCGACAATTCGATCACCGAGTTCCCGCTGTTCACTTTCCTCTACAGCGACTTGCACGCGCACATGATCGCCATGCCGATCATGTTGCTCGCGCTCAGTTGGGCAGTCGCCGTCGTGGTGGGACAGGCGAAGTGGAAGAATCAGATCTCCACTGGAGTTGGAATCGTCGTCGGCGCGTTGATCATTGGCGCTCTGTATCCTACCAACTTGTCCGACATGTACACGTTCCTGCCGGTCGGTCTTGCGGCGTTAGGCTATTCGTTGTGGCGGAACTCCAACTCATCATCCCTCGAACGAAGACTTCTTATCGTTGCAGGCGCGTTGTCCGCGTTGACGATTCTTTCGTTCGTGATGTACCAGCCCTATCGCGCATGGTACGCGCAGGCGTACAGCGCGCTCGATCCATGGAAGGGACCGTTCACGCCGATCTCTTCGTATCTCACCATGTGGGGCGTGTTCCTGTTCATCATCGTCGCGTGGATGGTTTGGGAAACCCGTGAATGGATGGCGGCGATTCCCGTTTCGTCGTTGCGGAAATTGAAGCCGTTCCAATTTTTGATCGAAGGCGCGTTGATCGTATTCGCGCTGATCTTGCTTCTTCTACAATACAACCAATCGAGTACATCATATGGCGGCGTGGCGGTCAGTTGGATCGCCTTGCCGATCGCGGCATGGGCGGGCGTGTTGATGTTGCGCCCGAACCTGCCCGACGCGAAACGATTTGTGCTGTTCCTTATCGGCACCGCGTTGCTGATCACTGTTGTGGTCGAGGTGTTGGTCGTAGTCGGCGATATCGGACGGCAGAACACCATCTTCAAGTTCTATCTGCAAGCGTGGTTCCTACTGGCGGTGAGCGGCGCGGCGGCATTTACATGGTCTCTCCCCGCCTTCTTCCGCTGGACGCCCGGCTGGCGCGCGTTCTGGCAGATCATGGTGATTCTGCTAGTCTCCGGCGCGGCGTTGTTCACCGTAACCGGCTCCTCCGGCAAGATCAGAGACCGCTGGATCGTGGAAGCGCCGCACGCGCTCGACGCGATGACTTTCATGGAATATGCCGATTATGATGATTTCGGTCAGCGGTTGAATTTGAGCGAGGATTACCGCGCCATCCGCTGGATGCAGGAGAACGTGCAGGGATCGCCGGTCATCGTCGAGGCGAATTGTCCCGAATATCACTGGTGCACACGCTTCACCATTTATACGGGCTTGCCCGGCGTGGTTGGTTGGAATTGGCATCAGCGTCAACAGCGCGTGTTTACCTCCGCATGGGTGGAGGAACGCGTCGCGCAGGTCGGCGAGTTTTACAACAGCATTGACCCTGAGTCGATTCAAAACTTCCTCAAAACCTACGATGTGAAGTATATTATCGTCGGTCAACTCGAACGCGCCGCCTACGCGCCGGAAGGCATCGCCAAGTTCGATCAATACGAAGGGCAATATTGGCGCGAGGTCTATCGCGACGGCGCGACCGTGATCTACGAAGTATTGCCGTAA
- a CDS encoding DUF952 domain-containing protein gives MIYHITFRKNWKHALATGPFRDKSLDKEGFIHCSTATQLVPVATLNFPQRRKLTILAIDETKLTSPVKWEKPDGAPPPGVPVGDKFPHVYGPINHEAVIKTPDMERNADDVFVLPDDL, from the coding sequence ATGATCTACCACATCACGTTCCGCAAGAACTGGAAGCACGCGCTGGCGACGGGACCGTTTCGCGACAAAAGCCTCGATAAGGAGGGTTTCATCCACTGTTCGACCGCGACGCAACTCGTGCCGGTGGCGACGCTTAACTTCCCCCAGCGGCGCAAGTTGACCATTCTCGCGATAGACGAAACGAAACTGACCTCGCCGGTAAAATGGGAAAAACCCGACGGCGCGCCGCCGCCCGGAGTTCCTGTGGGCGATAAGTTCCCGCATGTGTATGGTCCGATCAACCATGAAGCGGTGATCAAAACGCCGGACATGGAACGCAACGCGGATGATGTATTTGTACTTCCGGACGATCTCTAA
- a CDS encoding DUF2298 domain-containing protein, whose amino-acid sequence MLSFLLWYLLATLLGWLTFPLAYRLFPALKDRGYALSRAFGLLVWGYIFWLLASFHIAQNDIGGLLLALVALAGLSGWAISSLQSHAEPVEASNSPIISFLKTNRRLIITSELLFLIAFAFMAFIRAGNSEILGTEKPMELMMINGIMNSPTFPPRDLWLSGYSISYYYFGYVMTSMLAILTGTPATAAFNLMIALIFALSAVGAYGILYNLLANGQTSKVEGQSSEKYLSSFLFPLFAPLFLLLVSNVEGFLEVLHRRGLFWTNGNNFWTWLDLPELREAPTQPLGWIPNRFWWWWRASRVVQDYELTGHFTGDTIDEFPFFSYLLGDLHPHVLSMPFLLLAIAIALNLFLGGWKGKINLYVGELHISKTGFAVVALMLGGLAFLNTWDILVAGALIAFSYALSRIREAGWGWRRIEDVLLLVIPAGVAAYVMYIPFFIGFDSQAGGLIPNFMYPTRGAHLWVMWGTLFAPIFAFLARLLKTKTPANWRAGILTTLALLFALLAAMFAIGLLALQFKPELVLPILESQGRDTGAFIADSFARRLSYIGSLLTLLALLIPTLAFLFRSSRERSSQDIPFPAEPSTFDFQPSTFNFQPSTFILLLITLGTLLILGPDFLYLRDNFGWRINTIFKFYYQAWILLSLAAAFGTAVLFMNLRGASKTIFNIVFAVVLIVGLTYPTFGIFNKTNNFNPPYGLLLDDFDRVEIETPDEAAAILWLRSAPDGVVAEAIGGAYSSYARIANYTGLPTVLGWDNHEGQWRDGLLIGNRRQDIEILYTTPDTFTAQEIVARYNIRYIYIGDLERSTYPVEEGKFNSLYKMVFQQGNVTIYEAPQ is encoded by the coding sequence ATGCTTTCCTTCCTCCTCTGGTACCTCCTCGCCACACTGCTCGGCTGGCTGACCTTTCCCCTCGCGTATCGTCTCTTCCCCGCGTTGAAAGATCGCGGCTACGCTCTTTCCCGTGCTTTTGGCTTGCTGGTTTGGGGTTACATCTTCTGGCTACTGGCTTCGTTCCACATCGCTCAAAACGACATCGGCGGATTGTTGCTCGCGTTGGTGGCGCTGGCAGGCTTGAGCGGGTGGGCAATCTCCAGTCTCCAATCTCACGCTGAGCCGGTCGAAGCGTCTAATTCCCCAATCATCTCCTTCCTCAAAACCAACCGCCGCCTCATCATCACATCCGAACTCCTCTTCCTCATTGCCTTTGCCTTCATGGCATTCATCCGCGCGGGCAACTCGGAGATCCTCGGCACTGAAAAACCGATGGAACTGATGATGATCAACGGCATCATGAACTCGCCGACCTTCCCGCCGCGCGACTTATGGCTTTCGGGCTATTCCATTTCGTATTACTATTTTGGCTATGTGATGACTTCCATGCTGGCGATTTTGACCGGCACACCCGCCACCGCCGCCTTCAACCTGATGATCGCGCTCATCTTCGCCTTGTCCGCCGTCGGCGCGTACGGGATTTTGTACAACCTGCTGGCGAATGGTCAAACGTCGAAGGTTGAAGGTCAGTCGTCCGAAAAATATCTTTCTTCTTTCCTCTTTCCTCTTTTTGCGCCTCTTTTTCTTTTGCTCGTCTCCAACGTCGAAGGCTTTCTCGAAGTCCTCCACCGGCGCGGATTATTCTGGACGAACGGCAATAACTTCTGGACGTGGCTCGACCTCCCCGAACTACGTGAAGCGCCGACACAACCGTTGGGCTGGATTCCCAACCGTTTCTGGTGGTGGTGGCGCGCCTCACGCGTGGTGCAAGATTACGAGCTGACCGGTCATTTCACCGGCGATACGATTGACGAATTTCCGTTCTTCTCATACCTGCTTGGCGACTTGCATCCGCACGTGCTTTCGATGCCGTTCCTGTTGCTGGCGATTGCCATCGCGTTGAATCTTTTCCTCGGCGGCTGGAAAGGGAAGATCAATCTCTACGTCGGCGAACTGCACATCAGCAAGACCGGGTTCGCGGTCGTTGCATTGATGCTGGGCGGGCTGGCATTCCTCAACACGTGGGATATCCTCGTCGCGGGCGCGTTGATCGCTTTCAGTTACGCGTTAAGCCGCATCCGTGAAGCAGGCTGGGGCTGGAGACGAATCGAAGACGTCCTTTTGCTAGTGATTCCCGCGGGCGTCGCCGCGTACGTGATGTATATTCCGTTCTTCATCGGATTCGATTCGCAGGCGGGAGGGTTAATTCCGAACTTCATGTATCCGACGCGCGGCGCGCATCTGTGGGTGATGTGGGGAACGTTGTTCGCGCCGATCTTTGCGTTTCTCGCGCGCTTGCTAAAAACGAAAACTCCCGCCAATTGGCGCGCGGGGATTCTGACGACGCTGGCGCTTTTGTTTGCCCTGCTTGCCGCGATGTTTGCGATCGGCTTGCTCGCGCTGCAATTCAAACCCGAACTTGTCCTCCCGATTTTAGAATCACAGGGGCGCGACACCGGCGCGTTCATCGCAGATAGTTTCGCGCGCCGCCTCAGTTACATTGGCAGTCTGCTCACGTTGCTCGCCTTGTTGATCCCAACTCTAGCGTTCCTGTTTCGCTCAAGCCGGGAACGTTCGAGCCAAGATATACCCTTTCCTGCTGAACCTTCGACCTTCGACTTTCAACCTTCAACTTTCAACTTTCAACCTTCGACCTTCATCCTTTTATTGATTACCCTCGGAACCCTCCTCATCCTTGGTCCCGACTTTTTATACTTGCGCGATAACTTTGGCTGGCGTATCAACACGATTTTCAAATTCTATTACCAAGCGTGGATTCTTCTCAGCCTCGCCGCCGCATTCGGGACAGCCGTGCTGTTCATGAATTTACGCGGCGCGTCGAAAACGATCTTCAACATCGTCTTTGCAGTGGTCCTCATCGTCGGGTTGACGTATCCCACATTTGGCATTTTCAACAAGACCAACAACTTCAACCCTCCATATGGACTTTTGCTAGACGATTTCGACCGCGTGGAGATCGAAACTCCCGATGAAGCTGCGGCAATCCTTTGGCTCCGCTCCGCGCCGGACGGGGTGGTTGCCGAGGCAATAGGAGGCGCCTACTCCTCCTACGCGCGCATCGCCAACTACACCGGCTTGCCGACCGTCCTAGGTTGGGACAATCACGAGGGTCAATGGCGCGACGGTCTGCTCATCGGCAACCGCCGTCAAGACATCGAGATCCTCTACACCACGCCGGATACATTCACCGCGCAGGAGATCGTCGCGCGCTATAACATCCGCTACATCTACATTGGCGATTTAGAACGAAGCACGTATCCGGTAGAGGAAGGCAAGTTCAATAGTTTATACAAAATGGTATTTCAACAAGGGAATGTGACGATCTATGAAGCGCCGCAATAA
- a CDS encoding lysophospholipid acyltransferase family protein, which produces MTDVYRVPLRHKIMRRVMKPLARGIFHLLADVKISGEERIPFGKPYVVATNHVSMFDPPFIGAFWPDKLEIIGAANVFDKPAEGLVLKMYGVIPVHRGEYDRALLTKIIHILQSGLPLLIAPEGGRSHATAMRRAKPGIAYIVEQTGAPVVPVGLVGTTGDFFQRAFHKPKPALEMRVGKPIHLPEIEAKGTQRHEMRQRNADLVMSHLAGLLPEEYGGVYAGSAIRSA; this is translated from the coding sequence ATGACGGATGTGTATCGCGTTCCCCTGCGGCATAAAATCATGCGCCGCGTGATGAAGCCGCTGGCGCGCGGCATCTTTCACCTGCTTGCCGACGTGAAGATCAGCGGCGAAGAGCGCATTCCGTTCGGAAAGCCTTACGTGGTGGCGACGAATCACGTTTCCATGTTCGACCCGCCGTTCATCGGCGCGTTCTGGCCCGATAAATTGGAGATCATCGGCGCGGCAAACGTGTTCGACAAACCCGCCGAAGGGCTCGTGCTCAAAATGTATGGCGTGATCCCCGTCCATCGCGGCGAGTACGACCGCGCCCTGCTGACCAAGATCATTCACATCCTTCAGTCTGGCTTGCCGCTGTTGATCGCGCCCGAAGGCGGGCGTTCGCACGCGACCGCCATGCGGCGCGCGAAACCGGGCATTGCCTATATCGTCGAGCAGACCGGCGCGCCGGTGGTGCCGGTAGGCTTGGTCGGCACGACGGGAGATTTTTTTCAACGCGCGTTTCACAAACCAAAACCAGCCCTCGAAATGCGCGTTGGAAAGCCGATCCATTTGCCGGAAATAGAAGCGAAAGGAACACAACGACACGAAATGAGACAACGCAACGCAGACCTTGTCATGTCGCACCTCGCCGGGTTACTGCCGGAAGAATACGGAGGCGTCTATGCCGGATCAGCCATCCGCTCCGCCTAA
- a CDS encoding lysophospholipid acyltransferase family protein, translated as MIDQPTSEPKPVTAWWKPELVGLPKLTFSRKLFRRFFRVVTKIIALFTMKRKIRGLENFPAKGPAIIVFNHLGDWDAILLSAALPASAKAECIGKIELNDYRMAGPALRAYGFIWIHRGQPDRRAMRAALDALAEGRMLALAPEGRQTVIGGLEEGTEGAAFLAMKSGAIIVPVALTGTENSHLSDHLSKWKRAPVSLSVGKPFFIQHHADRQEMIRNGTRQIMETLARLLPPERRGRYSYVSESE; from the coding sequence ATGATAGATCAGCCAACCTCCGAACCAAAACCCGTCACCGCTTGGTGGAAGCCCGAACTTGTCGGCTTGCCCAAACTGACGTTTTCGCGGAAATTATTCCGCCGATTTTTCCGTGTAGTGACAAAAATTATCGCCCTCTTCACAATGAAGAGGAAAATTCGAGGCTTGGAAAACTTTCCAGCGAAAGGTCCGGCGATCATCGTGTTCAATCATCTTGGCGATTGGGACGCCATCTTGCTCTCGGCGGCGCTTCCCGCTTCCGCAAAGGCAGAATGTATCGGAAAGATCGAATTGAACGACTATCGGATGGCAGGACCGGCGCTTCGCGCCTACGGGTTTATCTGGATCCATCGTGGTCAGCCGGATCGCCGCGCCATGCGCGCCGCGCTCGATGCCCTTGCGGAGGGCAGGATGCTCGCGCTTGCGCCGGAGGGCAGGCAAACCGTCATCGGCGGATTGGAAGAAGGCACGGAAGGAGCGGCTTTCCTCGCGATGAAATCCGGGGCGATCATTGTTCCAGTCGCTCTGACCGGCACAGAAAATTCTCACTTGAGCGACCATCTTAGCAAATGGAAACGCGCTCCGGTCAGCCTCTCAGTGGGCAAACCGTTTTTTATTCAACATCACGCCGATCGCCAGGAAATGATCCGGAACGGTACGCGTCAGATCATGGAGACGTTGGCGCGCTTGTTGCCTCCCGAACGGCGCGGGCGCTACAGTTACGTTTCCGAGTCTGAATAG
- a CDS encoding lysophospholipid acyltransferase family protein: MPDQPSAPPKPVTEIWRPELIVLPKLTLARRAFRVFYRYCMKLLVFCTMRITVRGLENIPQKGPALLVGNHSGDADVVVGAAVIPHSADWVGKIENRDDHWLVGPVFRAYGFIWIHRGKPDKRALRVALDALAEGRMVVIAPEGRQTLTGGLEEGTDGATFLALKSGAPVIPIAMAGTENANIYSNMKKWRRATVTVTIGKPLYIREQPDRRETIRVGTRHIMEALARMLPPERRGQYSYVSKFIEPD, from the coding sequence ATGCCGGATCAGCCATCCGCTCCGCCTAAGCCCGTTACCGAAATTTGGAGACCGGAACTCATCGTTCTCCCCAAACTGACGCTGGCGCGGCGCGCTTTCCGCGTGTTCTACCGCTATTGCATGAAATTGCTCGTCTTTTGCACTATGCGTATTACTGTACGCGGTTTGGAAAATATTCCCCAAAAGGGACCTGCATTGCTGGTCGGGAATCATTCCGGGGATGCCGATGTTGTTGTGGGCGCGGCGGTCATTCCTCATTCGGCAGATTGGGTCGGCAAGATCGAAAACCGCGACGATCACTGGCTGGTTGGTCCGGTCTTTCGCGCCTACGGCTTTATTTGGATCCATCGCGGCAAACCCGATAAACGCGCTTTGCGCGTGGCGCTCGACGCCCTCGCCGAAGGACGCATGGTAGTCATTGCGCCGGAGGGCAGGCAAACGCTCACCGGCGGACTCGAAGAGGGGACCGACGGCGCGACCTTCCTCGCGCTCAAATCCGGCGCGCCGGTCATCCCGATCGCGATGGCTGGGACGGAGAACGCCAACATTTACAGCAACATGAAAAAATGGCGGCGAGCGACGGTCACGGTGACGATTGGAAAGCCTTTATACATCCGCGAACAGCCGGACCGCCGCGAAACGATCCGGGTCGGCACGCGTCACATCATGGAAGCGTTGGCGCGTATGTTGCCCCCCGAACGACGCGGACAGTACAGTTACGTTTCAAAGTTCATCGAACCTGATTAA
- the cmk gene encoding (d)CMP kinase gives MTPSIIAIDGPAASGKSTLGLRLAHALSYLFFDTGVMYRAVTWLALNRGIDLNDEDTVASLAEKTQIDVAPASTSDGRACDVLVEGKDITWETRLPEVESNVSAVSAYRGVRRALSQQQRRIGLRGKIVMVGRDIGTVVLPEADLKIYLDASAEQRATRRYHEILLRGASANYDEILAKVIERDRIDSTRDVAPLKVADDAVVIDSDQMNADEVFEKVMALCK, from the coding sequence TTGACCCCTTCGATCATCGCCATAGACGGACCTGCCGCCTCGGGAAAATCCACGCTGGGGTTGCGGCTGGCTCACGCGCTTAGCTATTTATTCTTCGACACCGGCGTGATGTATCGCGCCGTCACGTGGCTTGCGCTGAATCGTGGGATTGACTTGAACGATGAAGATACGGTCGCTTCACTGGCGGAGAAAACCCAAATTGACGTCGCGCCAGCCTCCACGTCGGATGGACGCGCTTGCGATGTGCTCGTGGAGGGAAAAGACATCACGTGGGAAACGCGCCTGCCGGAGGTTGAATCCAACGTATCCGCTGTTTCCGCTTATCGCGGCGTGCGCCGCGCGTTGAGTCAACAGCAACGGCGCATCGGGCTGCGCGGCAAGATCGTAATGGTCGGACGCGATATCGGCACGGTCGTCTTACCCGAAGCGGACCTCAAGATTTACCTTGATGCGAGCGCGGAACAACGCGCTACGCGGCGTTACCACGAGATCCTCTTGCGCGGGGCAAGCGCGAACTACGACGAGATCCTCGCGAAAGTGATTGAGCGCGACCGCATCGACTCGACGCGGGATGTGGCTCCGCTCAAAGTGGCGGATGACGCGGTCGTGATCGATTCGGATCAAATGAACGCGGACGAAGTGTTCGAGAAGGTGATGGCGCTGTGTAAATGA